CGCTAGCTGATGGGATACGAGTTGTCACGCTTAGCTAATACAAACACCCAATTCGGGTGCAAGGGCGTTCAGACGTATCAGACGTTAGAAGAATATCGTAGATGGTGTGCGTGTCTCGATCGGTTATTGGCTGCGTATGAGTATTTGTGCATTTACGGAAACCGGCTAATTTATGCTATGTTCCGGCCTATGTTGGCGAAGGTATAGGAATAAACATAaatgtgaaattgtttttgatttgtaacattttcttttgaacTTTAATATAGCTAATCTTCATAAAGATAACAAGGCCAGTAGAACCAAAGTCAGCATTAAGCGCGCTACAcaatatataattttaaaaaattataaatttcctATCATATGAAAGTTCTCGTTTTACCCTTTTCAAAAAGCCAACTTTCACTTCAGTCCGTCCACCGGAACTGGGTGAAATTGGAgctggaaaaataatttgaatgaaatcCGCCTTCGCTCTCGATTCGCGTGCCCGTTATCATCATCACGAGCAAGGTATTGCCCCGACAGCGACGGGAAGTCTTGAATCACCGCCAAACCTTACGACAAAGACGCACTAGACGCAAGAATGGGAGAAGCAACACGAGCGCAGCAGCAAGACGAACCGCGCCGATAATTACACATGCGCACGAGTTACATGTGGCCCAGCTGAGCGATGATCTTGAACGGCCGCTTGATgctttgcaaacattttgaagcGTTCCGAATTTAAGAGTTCACAAATTCTTACGGGAGCGGATACTACATTGTACCCACAGAAAGTATGAAGCATGAAGGATCATAGCAAATGTTCTGTGGGAACGAACTGATGGGGTGTTTTCTACGACGCAATAAGATCGTCGTGAGTGAATAagcgaaacatttcttttcgtCAATTTTGATTGGCTTTGATTATCTGAAGAATGGTCTCGTCTTCCACTTGCCCAGCCGACTCCCAGTGCCACCCAAAACGGTGCCCAAGTTGTGGTACACACATTCAAACTTCACACTCCGATCGCTCCAACACATACATACCATACGTGCACACTTTTATACGGGCCGACAGACACAAAAGCGCACAGCTGGCACCACCCGAGATAACCTTGCCATCACTTATCGGtcggaaattttgcaaatcatCCTATTTTTCTATCCCGTTTTCATGACGTTCAATTGTGCAATAACGATCATACGATCCTTGAGTATCCTAAAGGATTCTGTCAACTGCTATCATTGGAAGGGCTTCGTAAAAGAAGGCACGTATCGAATTATCAGTGGCagataattaatttgaaagAAATCTTTGCTTATGCACATGATCTGTATTCCAGACAAATTGGCTTATTCTCTTGACGTTATTATTTTGAACAGATGCTCGAATTGCACATGTATTTGTAGCAAATTAAATCGAAAACTTTTTCTGAGGTCATCACACCTCAGGTTGAAGGCCAACAAGGGTAGTAATTGCATGGACAAAGGGTTGTGTAGATGTTAAAATAGATCTACAACAGATTGCTGATTATTGTTTGCATGAATGAAGTAAACATATTGCGAATAATCTCATCATAACATTTGGAATTCTGtttaacaatttcaattaatcaagAAAACGGGAGATGTAATTTTATTAGGAAGCGCACGACTTcagtattttattgttttatctaTTAGCAATGTTTGACATCTTTTGTGCAGATTATCTTATTACTACGAGTGGCGTTAGAACGTAATAGATCCAATACAACACGTTTCACTTGTTATCAGTATAACTATAATTATAACTAACATCACTTGTACAATCGCATCGTGGATCGATTCACCTAATCTATCCGTGTTCCAATTTTTAAACGTAAGAATGATAACGCTTTATGAAACCGTTATCAGCCATCGGCCGTCAGGGAAGAAATCAGCAGAATCTTTTCCCCTCACGGTCGAGAATGCATTATATATGTACATTGTTGCATCACATCCCATCTGTTCCGAAATGCTTCAGCAGAAAATGCCACCACCTTCGTTCTGGATGACGTACTCTCGGACGTATTGAGCTTGATCCTTGCTCAGTCCCAGCAGTTCGGCCTCCTCTTCGAACTGTTTCAATCCAGATACACCGATAAGGTAACCATTCAAACGAGCGGCCACATGCGACGTGTGCAGCAATTCCTGTGTCAGCCCGATACCCTTCGCCAGATCGCTATGACCCTGTAGGCGGTACTTTTGGTGGTAGCTGAAGGAAGAAAGGGTAGAGCAGAGGCGTGTAACATAAATATCTTGTGGCGTGGGgattgcaaataaaacaaggGTAACATCGCATCtaaatttcttcttctaatgCATGCCAATGAAAGCGCATCTGCCGTAGTGTTGGTGATTTCACGCATCGAATGCCGAACGCAACTTGTTTAATGTTGGTGCGGGTTTCCGCACCGTCGCCATAGAAACCGCGCTGGCACTGAACTTGTGAGCCCCAACTGTGTGGCCCTGAAAGTTTAATGGTCTTTCGCAGTCCGCCAATGATACTCACTTTTCGGCTGGATAGAAGGGACCTGCTCGTGCAATTTCGGTGATGATCTGCTCCGGCGCGCGCTTAATCTGCTCTTGTGTTCGGCTTTCCTCTGCTATCTGGCGTTGCTCCTCGGTGTGGTACAGAATCAGCGACATGTACTGGCGCTTCATGCGAGTTGTCAAACCGTACTCGTGATTGTTCCAAAACAAATCCAGCAGATCGTTGAAGCTGATCTTTTCCGGATCATAATCAATCTCGATGACTTCCGTGTGATCTCCCCTGTTTCCGGAGAACATGCGTAAAACACTCATTAACACTGTCGAAGGAACATGAATTCTACATTACTCTACAGATGATACCTACATTTTCTTATAGGCTGGAGACTCGGTAGTGCCTCCCGCATAGCCGACACGTGTGCGCAGAACACCTTTGGTGGCTCCGAAGAGAGAGTCGCATCCCCAGAAGCAGCCCATGCCGAAGGTGGCCTTTTCGAAAGGAGTGTCTATCTGATGCAACGGTTGTTGCGGAATGTTCTCCAGATGCTCGGCCTGATCGTTGGCGTGTTTCTGTAGGAGATCAGAATTGGGTTAAtagggaaaatgtttcaagGTGGTACGGAGAGTTTAATTTGATTCCTCTTACCGTAGCTAccatgttgtgtgttttagtaAAGAAGATCTCCCTGTATAGAAATGTGTGCCAAAGGTACGTTCGCTACAAGCTGTGAGATGTTTGTGATGCCTTCGTTTCTCGCGACGGAGATTTATATATGTGGCGCTCCGCTGCGTCTagtgcaaaaacaaaccggTCTGCTTGCAATACTCACACAACATAGTGCTGTGAACAATTTTAGAGCAGCATCGGAATTATGTGTATGCGTGTATCGGAATTGGTATGTCTGAAGTATGATTGACAGTCTATTGACCATTAACTTGCAAATAGATTTGGGATTAGATAACAAATAAACATGGATTATAATTTAATGGACAGGGATTATTTTAAAACTGAAGCACATTCGCAACGTTTGCTGATGCTAAGTTACAAAAGCATAGAAATAGTACGCATACATTCATAAGCAAAGTAATGCTGCTATAATAAGACAAGATCGTGTAGCTACACGACACGACCTTATCGCGATACTGAACATTATGCTGTGTGAGTATTGCAAGCAGAccggtttgtttttgcactAGACCCAGCAGAGCGCCACATATATAAATCTCCGTCGCGAGAAACGAAGGCATCACAAACATCTCACAGCTTGTAGCGAACGTACCTTTGGCACACATTTCTATACAGGGAGATCTTCTTtactaaaacacacaacatggTAGCTACGGTAAGAGGAATCAAATTAAACTCTCCGTACCACcttgaaacattttccctaTTAACCCAATTCTGATCTCCTACAGAAACACGCCAACGATCAGGCCGAGCATCTGGAGAACATTCCGCAACAACCGTTGCATCAGATAGACACTCCTTTCGAAAAGGCCACCTTCGGCATGGGCTGCTTCTGGGGATGCGACTCTCTCTTCGGAGCCACCAAAGGTGTTCTGCGCACACGTGTCGGCTATGCGGGAGGCACTACCGAGTCTCCAGCCTATAAGAAAATGTAGGTATCATCTGTAGAGTAATGTAGAATTCATGTTCCTTCGACAGTGTTAATGAGTGTTTTACGCATGTTCTCCGGAAACAGGGGAGATCACACGGAAGTCATCGAGATTGATTATGATCCGGAAAAGATCAGCTTCAACGATCTGCTGGATTTGTTTTGGAACAATCACGAGTACGGTTTGACAACTCGCATGAAGCGCCAGTACATGTCGCTGATTCTGTACCACACCGAGGAGCAACGCCAGATAGCAGAGGAAAGCCGAACACAAGAGCAGATTAAGCGCGCGCCGGAGCAGATCATCACCGAAATTGCACGAGCAGGTCCCTTCTATCCAGCCGAAAAGTGAGTATCATTGGCGGACTGCGAAAGACCATTAAACTTTCAGGGCCACACAGTTGGGGCTCACAAGTTCAGTGCCAGCGCGGTTTCTATGGCGACGGTGCGGAAACCCGCACCAACATTAAACAAGTTGCGTTCGGCATTCGATGCGTGAAATCACCAACACTACGGCAGATGCGCTTTCATTGGCATGcattagaagaagaaatttaGATGCGATGTTACccttgttttatttgcaatcCCCACGCCACAAGATATTTATGTTACACGCCTCTGCTCTACCCTTTCTTCCTTCAGCTACCACCAAAAGTACCGCCTACAGGGTCATAGCGATCTGGCGAAGGGTATCGGGCTGACACAGGAATTGCTGCACACGTCGCATGTGGCCGCTCGTTTGAATGGTTACCTTATCGGTGTATCTGGATTGAAACAGTTCGAAGAGGAGGCCGAACTGCTGGGACTGAGCAAGGATCAAGCTCAATACGTCCGAGAGTACGTCATCCAGAACGAAGGTGGTGGCATTTTCTGCTGAAGCATTTCGGAACAGATGGGATGTGATGCAACAATGTACATATATAATGCATTCTCGACCGTGAGGGGAAAAGATTCTGCTGATTTCTTCCCTGACGGCCGATGGCTGATAACGGTTTCATAAAGCGTTATCATTCTTACGTTTAAAAATTGGAACACGGATAGATTAGGTGAATCGATCCACGATGCGATTGTACAAGTGATGTTAGTTATAATTATAGTTATACTGATAACAAGTGAAACGTGTTGTATTGGATCTATTACGTTCTAACGCCACTCGTAGTAATAAGATAATCTGCACAAAAGATGTCAAACATTGCTAAtagataaaacaataaaatactgAAGTCGTGCGCTTCCTAATAAAATTACATCTCCCGTTTTcttgattaattgaaattgttaaaCAGAATTCCAAATGTTATGATGAGATTATTCGCAATATGTTTACTTCATTCATGCAAACAATAATCAGCAATCTGTTGTAGATCTATTTTAACATCTACACAACCCTTTGTCCATGCAATTACTACCCTTGTTGGCCTTCAACCTGAGGTGTGATGACCTCAGAAAAAGTTTTCGATTTAATTTGCTACAAATACATGTGCAATTCGAGCATCTGTTCAAAATAATAACGTCAAGAGAATAAGCCAATTTGTCTGGAATACAGATCATGTGCATAAGCAAAGATTTctttcaaattaattatctGCCACTGATAATTCGATACGTGCCTTCTTTTACGAAGCCCTTCCAATGATAGCAGTTGACAGAATCCTTTAGGATACTCAAGGATCGTATGATCGTTATTGCACAATTGAACGTCATGAAAATGGGATAGAAAAATAGGatgatttgcaaaatttccgaCCGATAAGTGATGGCAAGGTTATCTCGGGTGGTGCCAGCTGTGCGCTTTTGTGTCTGTCGGCCCGTATAAAAGTGTGCACGTATGGTATGTATGTGTTGGAGCGATCGGAGTGTGAAGTTTGGATGTGTGTACCACAACTTGGGCACCGTTTTGGGTGGCACTGGGAGTCGGCTGGGCAAGTGGAAGACGAGACCATTCTTCAGATAATCAAAGCCAATCAAAATTGacgaaaagaaatgtttcgctTATTCACTCACGACGATCTTATTGCGTCGTAGAAAACACCCCATCAGTTCGTTCCCACAGAACATTTGCTATGATCCTTCATGCTTCATACTTTCTGTGGGTACAATGTAGTATCCGCTCCCGTAAGAATTTGTGAACTCTTAAATTCGGAACgcttcaaaatgtttgcaaagcATCAAGCGGCCGTTCAAGATCGTCGCTCAGCTGGGCCACATGTAACTCGTGCGCATGTGTAATTATCGGCGCGGTTCGTCTTGCTGCTGCGCTCGTGTTGCTTCTCCCATTCTTGCGTCTAGTGCGTCTTTGTCGTAAGGTTTGGCGGTGATTCAAGACTTCCCGTCGCTGTCGGGGCAATACCTTGCTCGTGATGATGATAACGGGCACGCGAATCGACAGCGAAGGCGGATTTCATTCAAACTATTTTTCCAGATCCAATTTCACCCAGTTCCGGTGGACGGACTGAAGTGAAAGTTGGCTTTTTGGAAAGGGTAAAACGAGAACTTTCTTTTGATGTAATTTAGAACCAATTTGAATatatctctcttcttggcttaacgaccccTAAGGTCACGACGGtcatttctgacttactagacttttttttatcacgtagcAGGGAagccagtccttgctacggttTCAATCCAGATGGGGATtgaaacccggtcctgtcgtgtgaaaccGGTGCCATTTATCATATACACTACCGACACATACCCACTACTtatattaaatgaaatataaatcaGAAATTAAACCCAAATTGTCCGTAAGCCAGATTGATGCGTTCGTGAGAATAATTTTCTAGTTATATTTTACATGGTTTTATAAATGACACATAACCCTTAACGGTAGATCACTAACCTCACGTTATAATTATATGGAGTGTGGCACTGGAGGAGTAATATTATGTAGTATAAAGATATATTATATAGAATCAGTAGTTATCTACACATTTTGATCAAGTTAACCGGTGAGCAACGTTTCGAACGTAATGCTAATTGATAAACAATTGCGCATTTATGTTTATTCCGGCGCCTTTACCAACACGTGACGGAACTTAGCATAAATTAGCCGGTAGTCTTACAACTACTCATAAGCGGCCACTGGCAGAACTAGTACAGCATGGTATGTAATCGATGTTCACCACCTACACGATGGTTTTCATCGAGACACGCACACCAGTCATGATATTTTtctaaccccgtcactaaacgcttagcaattgtcgctaagaaaaaaaatctcatctcgtGGACATTTTCtgaaaaaattctaaaaacttgaaaaaattctaaggctatagccttagctttttttgagtaattttgcaaaaaaaattaaattgatttattttaatgccaattggttcaaataagtttctattcacttaaataatgatttaaacaaaaaaaaaaataaaaaataataaaaaatttaaaaaattccaaattttttaaaatttcctaaggctcatttttgcaccaacttttgcctataactcggtcggtatccaacggatcgccaatctttaacctgtggtcgatagatggcaccaatggctacattttcttcttggacggtcataccctcagatgtctgtgccagaagttattcgaggaaccaagttccttaccctgtttgagaaaatgtaaaattttcctcatttttgcaccaacttttgcctataactcggtcggtatccaacggatcgccaatctttaacctgtggtcgatagatggcaatgatggctacattttcttcttggacggccatgccctcagatgtctgtgccagaagttattcgaggaaccaagttccttaccccgtttgagaaaatgtaaaattttcttcatttttgagtaatttagcaaaattgaaaaatgtgatatattttaatgggaatttgttgcaataagtttcttttcacttaaatagtgctttaaattaaaaaaaaagtaaaaaatcataaaaaaaattttaaaaaattttcaactccaaaatttcataaggggtaccccttgccatttttttgagaaattttgcaaaaaaatttaaattgatttattttaatgccaattggttgcaatgagtttcttttcactcgaataatgcttaaaataaaaaaagaatgaaaaataataaaacaaatctaaaaacttcaaaatttcctaagtttgcaaacgcgacaattgctaagcttGTAGTGAGGGGTTAACGTCTGATAGATTCCCTTGCGCCCTTATTGGGTGGGTGTACTAGCTAAACATAACGTACGTTACTCTTACCTGTTGTTTTCAGATGCTTTGGTGGTTTGCTTAATTTCAGCAACAATTATTCAGGTTCTTCCGAATGCTATTTGTTGGATTCGAATTTAATCCTGCTTAGTCGAAGAATAAAGTCCAATAAGTACATCTGGATTTTAATCTCCTTCGGATTGTCCGTTACATAGAATCCGGGCACTCCAGCCTTCTCAAGGGTAGATTGTTGATCTTTCACTTTCTGATCTAAATGGAGCACTAGTTTCATATCGGtttctttcatatttttcccgtgtttaattttcatcaGTGCGATAATGTGCTCCAGTTCTTCGGGATCCTGTATTTTAGTCTCCCATTGTTTTACCTCCACTGAAATGAAGGGAATAAAagtgattttaaaattgaaacccCCTTGAAACCTCATATTAACTTACGCTGATGATCATTCTCTACTTTCTCTCGCACTTGCATCAAATGGGCCTCGGTTACGTGCTGAATCTCCATCAGTCCTTTGACAATTTCAAATATTGTGTCGTTCAGCAAGGAATTTGCCAGGCCAGCTAACAAGTCGTACGATATTCTCATCTGATACTGCCTAGCAAAGGAATGTTTCATTAGGCATTGCAGGTGACTGAACATATTATAGAATATACTTACTCTGGCAGATCATTGTGCATTTTCTTAAGATGCTCcagcaaaaaataaagttttctttGAAGATATTCTTGATTGCTAAATGGATCCACTAGGTTGCCGGCCGGTATTTCTGAATTTGTCTCCACGATTGGTGCATTTTCCATCCTTTCGATGTTTTCAATGTTTACAAATGCAGACAAATCTAAACAAGCTGGGCTGACAGAGCACAACGGTTAATCCAACGGTCAAATATTCCTAACCCAACTAACAAAGCGAGCGTGTAGAGCTGAAggaattcaaaagaaaaactttcattAGTCGGGTATCGTTTCGTCTGCTTTCCATAATATGCTACAGAGACATTAGCCCATTAATTTCCTAATGGTTATATCGCATATCCTTAGACTGACCTTCCGAGAGCTATAATACAAATTAAGTACGCCTGTTGTTTATGCCTACAACTTTGCCGTACCTGTTATTCGAATGGGTATAAAATGGTACcattatattttgaaaaaacagCCTGCTTGTACTAACTGTTAGGTACTTTCCTGTCTGTACCGAGTTTTATGATCCAAGGGTATAATTCCATGGCGCTAGGTACATAAAACCTTTGTCAATTCCCTTTTGttacaaatattatttatatgcAAGGATGTACCTGCTAATAGCTTCTCCTGCAACGGATATGCATTTAAAGATCTTTTAAATTTGGTATTCTTAGgttattttcaattgaaatttgACCGCTTTCTTCAGTAGataaaatcaaccaaacgGGAACGGACGGATCAGAGATAGTATGGAGTTGGTAGAGTGGATAAGTGCAATCATTGTAACTATAGTGATTAAAATTTCTTGGACCTTACGACAAACTATGGTATCCCTATACGAGCATCGGTCTGACAATGAGCATCCATCGTATTTCATCGGGGAAGAACTAGTAGAACACGAGAATGAACGTTTAGAGCAATCACAGGaaagagaaacagaaaatGGTCACCGTGCTGTGTTTATAACATCGACTCCAGTGTTGGTTAGTGGTTCTGGCAACATGCATGCTGTTACAATGGAACCGAGCAATTGCTCTGCTATCTTCGAATTGGACCAAGAGTTAGATGAAGTGGAATATCGGAAAACAACCATAAAAActcgaaaaagttatgaaGTAGATCACCATTTGCTAGGTCAGTTCGATCATATACGTATTCCAAAAGAGCCTGTGCAGCTATCACCAGAAACGATGAAGAAATATCGACACATCTACAATAAACAGCCAACTAATCAGAGAAAACAGTTACggatttgagaaaaaaaaacagaggcaTTAAAAGACAGAAATGTATCTAAACGTGTTATAAAAGGTATTCAATAAAGCAAAGTTCAGTATAGTTcttgtaattgaatttaaaatgaaatcattgTTCAAATGTTctgcataaaataaaatgttgaatCATAAAAGTTACTtgggttattttttatgctgccGCACATTGTAGCGATTGGGTTGTTAGGGGTGGCAGCGCGCTCGTCGCTTTTGACAAAACGCAGAGAGAATCTCTCAACATTATTCCCACATGAAATTGTCACTTGGGCGCGTTCGGTCGATGCGAGAAAGAGGGTTGTTTTCGTGGagggatttttgtttgaattgaatttgCTAGCAAAAGTCTATACGTGATAAACGCGAGCTACGAAAATCATGTA
The DNA window shown above is from Anopheles funestus chromosome 3RL, idAnoFuneDA-416_04, whole genome shotgun sequence and carries:
- the LOC125771833 gene encoding gonadal protein gdl, whose amino-acid sequence is MENAPIVETNSEIPAGNLVDPFSNQEYLQRKLYFLLEHLKKMHNDLPEQYQMRISYDLLAGLANSLLNDTIFEIVKGLMEIQHVTEAHLMQVREKVENDHQLEVKQWETKIQDPEELEHIIALMKIKHGKNMKETDMKLVLHLDQKVKDQQSTLEKAGVPGFYVTDNPKEIKIQMYLLDFILRLSRIKFESNK
- the LOC125771827 gene encoding peptide methionine sulfoxide reductase; this translates as MVATKHANDQAEHLENIPQQPLHQIDTPFEKATFGMGCFWGCDSLFGATKGVLRTRVGYAGGTTESPAYKKMGDHTEVIEIDYDPEKISFNDLLDLFWNNHEYGLTTRMKRQYMSLILYHTEEQRQIAEESRTQEQIKRAPEQIITEIARAGPFYPAENYHQKYRLQGHSDLAKGIGLTQELLHTSHVAARLNGYLIGVSGLKQFEEEAELLGLSKDQAQYVREYVIQNEGGGIFC